A single region of the Pseudalkalibacillus berkeleyi genome encodes:
- a CDS encoding polysaccharide biosynthesis protein yields MRNKTILITGGTGSWGHELVKQLLEKNPKEIRIFSRNEASQVQMQHEFEYNPKLTFIIGDIREYQGICKATEGADYVYHLAALKHVPICEHQPYEALKTNVLGTQHVIEAAIQNNVEKVIYISTDKAANPSNFYGMTKAIGEKLIIYANVLSPSTKFVCVRGGNVLGTNGSVIHVFKRQIEQKGEIGITDKRMTRFFLTLQDAIKLLFKATNESRGGEIFVMKMPTCRIIDLAEVLIEASGKKNIKINEAGIRPGEKLHEILLSEYESNTTVYFDEEYFVILPTIELEKLKEFYQSYKKIDLHSYSSHESLMTKHEIKEMLNKGGFL; encoded by the coding sequence TTGCGAAACAAAACGATATTAATTACAGGAGGAACAGGATCATGGGGGCATGAACTCGTTAAACAATTACTAGAAAAGAACCCCAAGGAGATTCGAATTTTCTCTCGGAATGAAGCAAGTCAAGTCCAGATGCAACATGAATTTGAATACAACCCTAAACTAACTTTCATAATCGGTGATATCAGAGAGTATCAGGGGATATGTAAAGCTACTGAAGGTGCCGATTATGTTTACCATCTTGCAGCATTAAAGCATGTCCCGATTTGTGAACATCAACCTTATGAAGCTTTGAAAACGAATGTATTAGGGACACAACATGTTATTGAGGCTGCTATACAAAATAATGTGGAAAAAGTGATTTATATATCAACAGACAAAGCTGCAAATCCTTCAAACTTTTATGGGATGACAAAAGCGATTGGTGAGAAATTGATTATTTATGCCAATGTACTTAGTCCATCAACGAAATTCGTTTGTGTGCGGGGTGGTAATGTACTTGGAACGAATGGGAGTGTTATCCATGTGTTTAAACGACAAATTGAACAGAAAGGTGAAATTGGTATTACAGATAAGCGGATGACCCGTTTCTTCTTAACGCTTCAAGATGCAATCAAATTATTGTTCAAAGCTACGAATGAAAGCCGGGGTGGAGAAATTTTCGTCATGAAAATGCCAACTTGTCGGATCATCGACCTCGCTGAAGTATTAATTGAAGCTTCAGGTAAAAAGAACATTAAAATTAACGAGGCAGGTATTAGACCGGGTGAAAAGCTGCATGAGATCCTATTATCTGAATATGAAAGCAACACAACCGTTTATTTTGATGAAGAATATTTTGTGATCCTTCCTACAATCGAACTGGAGAAACTGAAAGAATTTTATCAAAGTTATAAAAAAATCGATTTGCACAGTTATAGTTCACATGAATCATTGATGACTAAGCATGAGATTAAGGAAATGCTTAACAAAGGTGGATTCCTGTAA
- the wecB gene encoding non-hydrolyzing UDP-N-acetylglucosamine 2-epimerase, whose protein sequence is MKIVTILGTRPEIIRLSLILNKLDQWADQHVIVHTGQNFVYNLSEIFFKELEIRMPDYILQTEQRTLGQQLGTMFEKVEEILIKEKPDKVLVLGDTNSALSAILSERMGIPVIHMEAGNRCFDLSVPEEKNRKVIDAISTYNLPYTPNSKENLIREGVPSNRILLFGNPIYEVLAHFQDKIDNSHILSKLQLTSGEYFLVTAHRAENVDNPKHLNEIFEGLNSIAQKFNKPIICSIHPRTKSRLEKQISITHHPLVRFFEPFGFFDFVKLEKNAFCVLTDSGTVQEECCIFQVPTVTIRNSTERPETVDCGSNVISGLNRKQILDATTVMVNSVNNWECPAGYIEKEVSQKVVQFILGGR, encoded by the coding sequence ATGAAAATTGTTACCATTCTAGGAACGAGACCAGAAATTATCCGGCTAAGTCTTATTTTGAATAAGCTTGACCAATGGGCTGACCAACATGTAATCGTCCATACCGGCCAAAATTTTGTTTATAACTTGAGTGAAATATTTTTCAAGGAACTTGAAATAAGAATGCCAGATTATATTTTGCAAACTGAACAAAGAACATTAGGTCAACAGCTTGGAACGATGTTTGAAAAGGTTGAAGAAATTCTTATTAAAGAGAAACCTGACAAAGTACTTGTCTTAGGTGACACAAACAGCGCGCTTAGTGCCATCCTATCAGAGAGGATGGGTATTCCTGTCATTCATATGGAGGCAGGAAACCGTTGCTTCGACTTATCTGTACCAGAGGAAAAGAATCGGAAGGTCATTGATGCAATTTCTACTTATAACCTTCCGTACACACCCAATAGTAAAGAGAACTTGATTCGTGAAGGTGTACCATCAAATAGGATCCTGTTATTCGGAAATCCAATATATGAAGTGTTGGCACATTTTCAAGATAAGATAGACAATAGCCACATTTTATCAAAACTCCAGCTCACCTCAGGAGAATATTTCCTCGTAACAGCTCACCGCGCTGAGAATGTTGATAACCCTAAACATTTGAATGAAATTTTTGAAGGGCTAAACTCGATTGCCCAAAAGTTTAACAAACCAATCATATGTAGTATTCATCCCAGGACGAAGAGTAGATTGGAAAAACAAATCAGTATTACACATCACCCGCTCGTTCGTTTCTTTGAACCTTTTGGATTTTTTGATTTTGTCAAACTAGAAAAGAACGCTTTTTGTGTATTAACAGATAGCGGTACTGTTCAAGAAGAGTGTTGTATTTTCCAAGTACCTACCGTAACCATTCGAAACAGTACAGAACGTCCAGAGACAGTGGATTGTGGTAGTAATGTGATTTCGGGGTTAAATCGTAAGCAGATCTTAGATGCAACGACTGTCATGGTGAATAGTGTAAATAACTGGGAGTGTCCAGCAGGTTATATCGAAAAGGAAGTTTCACAGAAAGTTGTACAATTTATATTAGGAGGTCGCTAA
- the glf gene encoding UDP-galactopyranose mutase — translation MKFDWLIIGAGFSGCVLAEQIANRMNQKVLIIEKRDHIGGNAYDCYDPHGILVHQYGPHLFHTNSKKVWHYLTQFTDWTCYQHHVLAVIDGKTVPVPFNLNALRSLFPIKYADRLEEKLTKQYGFGKKVPILELMDVADEEMKELAEYIYKNVFYGYTVKQWGMKPDELDRSVMARVPIHISRDNRYFQDQYQGVPMLGYKSMFNNMISHPNIKVLLKTDYDEVKEYFHSTNMIYTGPIDAFFDYKFGKLPYRSLNFTARHLHNCTSYQPVAQVNYPNNYEFTRITEYKKITGQNVPGTTIMHEEACSYTPGVNVPYYPIPRKENNDLYTKYKMEAKKLKENVLFVGRLAEYKYYNMDQVVARALHVFENEIAKQK, via the coding sequence TTGAAATTCGATTGGTTAATTATTGGTGCTGGATTTTCTGGTTGTGTGCTTGCTGAACAAATTGCGAATCGTATGAATCAGAAAGTTTTAATTATAGAAAAAAGGGATCATATTGGTGGAAATGCGTATGACTGTTATGATCCCCATGGCATCCTCGTCCATCAGTATGGTCCACATCTTTTCCATACAAATTCCAAAAAAGTTTGGCATTATTTAACTCAATTTACTGATTGGACATGTTATCAACATCACGTGTTAGCTGTCATTGATGGAAAGACAGTCCCGGTTCCATTCAATTTAAATGCACTACGTTCATTGTTCCCTATCAAATATGCCGATCGATTAGAAGAGAAGCTTACCAAACAATATGGGTTTGGGAAGAAAGTTCCTATTCTAGAATTGATGGATGTAGCGGATGAGGAAATGAAGGAACTAGCGGAGTATATATACAAAAATGTCTTCTACGGATACACAGTTAAGCAATGGGGAATGAAGCCTGATGAACTTGACCGTTCTGTCATGGCAAGAGTCCCTATTCACATCAGTAGAGACAATCGTTATTTTCAAGATCAGTATCAAGGCGTCCCTATGCTTGGTTATAAGTCAATGTTTAATAATATGATATCCCATCCAAACATTAAAGTATTACTGAAAACAGATTACGATGAGGTTAAGGAATACTTTCATTCTACTAATATGATATACACAGGTCCGATTGACGCGTTTTTTGACTATAAATTTGGCAAACTCCCCTATCGTAGTTTGAACTTTACAGCACGCCACCTACATAATTGCACATCTTACCAACCAGTTGCGCAAGTGAATTACCCAAATAATTATGAGTTCACAAGAATTACAGAATACAAAAAAATAACGGGTCAAAACGTGCCTGGAACAACAATTATGCACGAAGAAGCTTGTTCCTATACCCCAGGGGTGAACGTTCCATACTATCCGATTCCACGAAAAGAAAACAATGATTTGTATACGAAATATAAAATGGAAGCAAAGAAATTAAAGGAAAATGTACTATTCGTCGGGAGATTGGCAGAATACAAATACTACAATATGGATCAAGTAGTCGCTAGAGCTTTACATGTGTTTGAAAATGAAATAGCCAAACAAAAATAA
- a CDS encoding glycosyltransferase, which produces MMWRKSPKVSIVIPFYNCMYIDRAIESALAQTYPNCEIIVVDDGSTMYVDRITPYKKKIKYIRKVNGGTATALNKGIQLAEGEYFSWLSSDDLYHPQKVEKQLQYMIDHQAFISYGNYYLMNEYDQITSNPTGVGALDKRHFLRLMRSGCIINGCTIMAKIEILKKAGLFDETLPFTHDYDLWLRLSPAYDFLFFDQPLVNYRIHGNMGSQKYKGAIAVEVQMVKRKHRDTISRMINSLAPVRRSRYLRNQNRQ; this is translated from the coding sequence ATGATGTGGAGGAAGAGTCCAAAAGTCTCCATTGTTATACCATTTTATAACTGCATGTATATCGATCGAGCGATTGAAAGTGCACTTGCTCAAACCTACCCGAATTGTGAAATCATTGTTGTAGATGATGGATCAACCATGTACGTGGATCGGATAACTCCCTATAAGAAGAAAATAAAATATATCCGAAAAGTGAATGGTGGAACTGCTACCGCCTTGAATAAGGGAATCCAGCTGGCTGAGGGAGAATACTTTTCTTGGCTTAGTTCTGATGACTTGTATCATCCACAAAAAGTTGAAAAGCAATTACAATACATGATTGATCATCAAGCGTTTATCAGCTATGGAAATTATTATTTGATGAATGAATATGATCAAATTACAAGTAATCCCACAGGAGTTGGAGCTCTTGACAAGCGACATTTCTTAAGATTAATGAGGTCGGGCTGCATAATTAATGGATGTACAATTATGGCTAAGATAGAAATCCTGAAAAAGGCGGGATTATTTGATGAAACCCTACCTTTTACACACGACTATGATCTTTGGTTGAGACTGTCTCCTGCCTATGACTTTCTTTTTTTTGACCAACCATTAGTAAACTATCGTATACATGGAAACATGGGCTCCCAGAAATATAAAGGAGCTATTGCAGTAGAGGTTCAAATGGTGAAACGTAAACACCGAGATACGATCAGCAGAATGATTAACAGCCTTGCACCAGTTAGAAGATCCAGGTATCTCAGAAATCAAAATCGTCAATAA
- the galE gene encoding UDP-glucose 4-epimerase GalE, translating into MILVTGGAGYIGSHMVKLLLKHKFKVVVLDDLSTGNRKAVPDDVPFIMGDLKHASQVKQVFQEYPISAVMHFAAKCYVGESVEQPSKYYNNNLLGLINLLDVMVESNVYKVIFSSSCAVYGVPAQHFIKEDTTQRPISAYGRTKLFCEEIIKDYSIAYGLNYIFLRYFNVAGADTDGELGEDHQPETHLIPNILKHLQGQTQQFNIYGVDYPTPDGTCIRDYIHVTDLVNGHLTALSMLLNDKVKNDEFNLGRGAGYSIKEILHTCEQITNKQANIHIDKRRPGDPAKLIANAYKAENVLKWKASLDLEDMIRTAWKWFTTHPNGY; encoded by the coding sequence ATGATTTTGGTTACTGGTGGCGCTGGTTACATTGGAAGTCATATGGTGAAACTGCTTTTGAAACACAAATTTAAAGTAGTCGTACTGGATGATTTATCAACAGGAAATCGTAAAGCTGTGCCAGATGACGTACCTTTTATAATGGGTGATCTAAAGCATGCTTCTCAGGTTAAACAAGTTTTTCAAGAGTACCCCATATCAGCTGTCATGCATTTCGCGGCTAAATGTTATGTTGGAGAGTCTGTAGAACAACCGAGTAAGTATTACAACAACAACCTTTTGGGATTAATCAATTTATTGGATGTAATGGTTGAATCAAATGTATATAAGGTGATCTTCTCTTCTTCATGTGCAGTATACGGTGTTCCTGCTCAACACTTCATAAAAGAAGATACTACACAACGCCCTATCTCCGCATATGGAAGAACGAAATTGTTCTGTGAGGAAATTATCAAAGATTACAGCATAGCATACGGATTGAACTATATATTTCTAAGATACTTTAACGTGGCTGGTGCAGATACCGATGGGGAGCTGGGAGAAGACCATCAACCTGAAACGCATTTGATCCCGAATATTTTGAAACACCTCCAAGGTCAAACTCAACAATTCAATATATATGGAGTAGACTACCCTACGCCGGATGGGACGTGTATTAGAGATTATATTCATGTAACAGACCTTGTAAATGGACATTTAACCGCCTTATCTATGCTCCTCAATGATAAGGTGAAAAATGATGAATTTAATTTAGGAAGGGGAGCGGGTTATTCCATTAAAGAAATTCTCCATACATGTGAACAAATCACGAATAAACAGGCAAATATCCATATAGATAAAAGGAGACCTGGAGATCCTGCAAAGCTGATCGCAAATGCTTACAAAGCAGAAAATGTATTGAAATGGAAAGCTTCTCTTGATCTTGAGGATATGATACGTACTGCATGGAAGTGGTTCACAACTCATCCCAATGGTTATTAA
- a CDS encoding glycosyltransferase, with protein MISVITCTNRNTFRNNIIENYTRQKWKDKELIIILNNDSLNIKEWEAHFEYENHVTIKQMKESYTLGECLNSGIQLAQHDYIAKMDDDDYYSREYLNGSYEALMKSKAKVVGKTSIYMYFEEDQSLQLFNPYKFAPMKIQHSESMYNPKVLMGGTLLFEKKVNDIVPFQSSSLGEDAKFCEDCIDKKITIYSGKKDHYVYIRRLQNEHTWNIQNEQLRRFCSLITRTDDFQTYLSTQTNE; from the coding sequence ATGATTAGTGTCATTACTTGTACGAATCGGAATACCTTTCGAAATAACATTATAGAAAATTACACCCGCCAAAAGTGGAAAGACAAAGAACTGATTATCATCCTTAACAATGATTCTTTAAATATTAAAGAGTGGGAAGCACATTTTGAATATGAGAATCATGTGACTATTAAACAAATGAAGGAAAGTTATACATTAGGAGAATGTTTGAATAGTGGTATACAACTAGCACAACATGATTACATTGCAAAAATGGATGATGATGATTATTATTCACGAGAATACTTGAATGGTAGCTATGAAGCATTAATGAAAAGTAAAGCGAAGGTAGTCGGTAAGACCTCAATATATATGTACTTTGAAGAGGATCAATCGCTTCAACTATTTAACCCCTATAAGTTTGCACCTATGAAAATTCAACACTCAGAAAGTATGTATAATCCTAAAGTATTAATGGGGGGCACCCTATTGTTCGAAAAGAAAGTCAATGATATTGTACCTTTTCAATCTTCAAGTCTAGGGGAAGATGCTAAATTTTGTGAGGATTGCATTGATAAGAAAATCACGATCTATTCGGGAAAGAAAGACCATTATGTTTATATTCGCCGATTGCAAAATGAGCATACATGGAATATCCAAAATGAGCAGCTTAGAAGATTTTGTTCTCTTATCACTAGAACTGATGATTTTCAAACTTACTTATCTACACAAACAAATGAATAA
- a CDS encoding sulfotransferase domain-containing protein, with translation MGQSNKGLYPFVLNSIPKSGTHLLKQILMGIPGMQHYPDKGMFGHYHFQTPKHFEWVRTLSENEFVNGHLFYSSEWEDFFKKLNMKQIFVLRDPRDVIVSYAYFIPTLKIHPLYTTFTQDGFTHKDRLKFLIEGGDPISQTKYVQPDVHEWFTSFSKWMDKENVFTVRFEELNGSQILRFQVLHRMVKFLWGEDPVPFTRPIMVGKMIQNINTATSPTFRKGGSGGWKHELDDELKGLFKEKAGQLLISLGYEKDTNW, from the coding sequence TTGGGACAATCAAATAAAGGTTTGTATCCATTTGTGCTGAATTCCATTCCAAAGAGTGGAACGCATTTGCTCAAACAAATATTAATGGGGATTCCAGGTATGCAGCACTATCCTGATAAAGGCATGTTTGGGCACTATCACTTCCAAACACCTAAACACTTTGAATGGGTGAGAACCCTTAGTGAAAACGAATTTGTGAATGGTCATTTGTTCTACTCCTCTGAATGGGAAGATTTTTTCAAAAAATTGAATATGAAGCAAATATTCGTCCTCCGAGATCCGAGAGATGTCATTGTCTCTTATGCTTATTTCATACCCACTCTGAAAATACACCCACTTTATACAACCTTTACTCAAGATGGATTTACTCATAAGGATAGACTTAAGTTTCTTATTGAAGGTGGAGACCCGATCAGCCAAACCAAATATGTACAACCGGATGTTCATGAATGGTTTACAAGTTTTTCGAAATGGATGGATAAGGAAAATGTATTTACAGTTAGATTTGAGGAATTGAATGGCTCACAGATATTAAGGTTTCAAGTGCTTCATAGAATGGTGAAATTTCTATGGGGTGAAGATCCCGTACCATTTACGAGGCCAATAATGGTAGGGAAAATGATACAAAACATCAATACTGCAACCTCTCCAACTTTTCGAAAAGGTGGGAGTGGGGGCTGGAAGCATGAATTAGATGATGAATTGAAGGGACTCTTTAAAGAAAAAGCTGGTCAATTATTGATTTCCCTCGGTTATGAAAAGGATACGAATTGGTAA
- a CDS encoding glycosyltransferase, producing the protein MISIITCTMRDSCMDNVFQNYTRQNYKQKELIIVLTKKDMDVKMWRQEASKYDGVKVFHIIDSWSLGKCLNFAVQQARYNWIANLEDDDYYATHYLTSSLREISRTKADVIGKTSVYLYMPVKKVLTIFNSNNEHQYVNDQKRVGAQYLQGGTLFFRRDINHSVPFRDQIVELDRLFCSDCLHEGYKVYSAGKENFVYIRNDTGTTHTWKVPNDLILNVSKVVAYTDDFIPYIEKRDVE; encoded by the coding sequence GTGATTTCAATCATTACTTGTACGATGAGAGATTCTTGTATGGATAACGTTTTTCAAAACTATACTCGCCAGAACTATAAGCAAAAGGAATTGATAATAGTCCTTACAAAGAAAGATATGGATGTAAAGATGTGGAGACAAGAAGCAAGTAAATACGATGGAGTGAAAGTGTTTCACATTATAGATTCGTGGTCTCTTGGAAAGTGCCTTAACTTTGCTGTGCAACAAGCAAGATACAATTGGATCGCCAATCTTGAAGACGACGACTATTATGCCACTCATTATTTAACTTCATCCCTTAGAGAAATTTCAAGGACTAAAGCAGATGTCATCGGAAAGACATCTGTTTACTTATATATGCCAGTAAAGAAGGTGTTAACAATTTTCAACTCTAACAATGAACACCAATATGTAAATGATCAAAAAAGGGTAGGGGCGCAATATTTACAAGGGGGGACACTCTTTTTCAGGCGCGATATCAATCATAGCGTTCCGTTCCGTGATCAAATCGTGGAATTGGATCGCTTATTTTGTTCTGATTGTTTACATGAAGGATATAAGGTGTATTCTGCAGGTAAGGAAAATTTCGTTTATATTCGAAACGACACTGGCACAACACACACATGGAAAGTACCAAATGACTTGATACTCAATGTCAGTAAGGTGGTTGCCTACACTGATGACTTCATCCCTTATATAGAAAAGAGGGATGTTGAATGA
- a CDS encoding glycosyltransferase family 2 protein has protein sequence MKALVTVLTPFYNPGKRFLKEALDSVFSQTFTRWKLILVDDASTDDSIMGIRDYLDDPRVSLIKNRENLGQSKSQNIGLDEIDTPYIVKLDSDDWFFPHTIEVLLKEMESASEDVALIWGNKTDVYEDRDGNTCLTVPRYGGASYEDKYEFILSNDVPFPRFYRTAALKSVGGWPTDDPWEGRVMEDRRIDIRLIENYKIHWIDEMLYNYRQHPFNATKKLDLYNEVFEWHIYDTLVRWGNEYRPKFKYRCGWKQLAELIPNKGKNLFD, from the coding sequence ATGAAGGCATTAGTTACGGTACTGACTCCTTTCTATAATCCAGGAAAACGATTTCTTAAAGAAGCGCTTGATAGTGTGTTTTCTCAAACGTTTACAAGATGGAAATTAATACTTGTAGATGATGCGTCAACGGATGATTCCATAATGGGCATTCGAGATTATCTGGATGATCCTAGGGTTTCATTGATTAAAAATCGTGAAAATCTAGGTCAATCCAAATCACAGAATATAGGTTTAGATGAGATCGATACACCATACATCGTAAAGTTGGATAGTGATGATTGGTTTTTCCCGCATACAATAGAGGTTCTATTAAAAGAGATGGAGAGCGCTTCTGAAGATGTGGCGTTAATTTGGGGAAATAAAACGGATGTTTACGAAGATCGTGACGGGAACACTTGTCTGACAGTCCCTAGGTACGGAGGAGCATCATACGAAGATAAATATGAATTCATTTTATCGAATGATGTGCCTTTCCCGAGATTCTATCGGACGGCAGCTCTAAAGTCGGTAGGCGGTTGGCCTACTGATGATCCTTGGGAAGGAAGAGTGATGGAAGATCGGCGAATCGACATTCGATTGATTGAAAACTATAAAATTCATTGGATTGATGAAATGCTATACAACTACAGGCAACACCCATTCAATGCGACGAAGAAATTGGACCTATATAATGAAGTCTTCGAATGGCACATTTATGACACGTTGGTAAGGTGGGGGAACGAATACCGACCGAAATTCAAATATCGATGTGGCTGGAAACAATTAGCTGAACTTATTCCTAATAAAGGTAAAAATTTATTCGATTAA
- a CDS encoding glycosyltransferase, with the protein MKETLNILFITKPMQYHIEKSTYYLGKELEKHCKLIYWYEDGNLPDIINQLASQPDFILFNDQKPDYCPWIRNINQVKIPKGTLVHDLQYRIPRRKKMYKKDQIEHLFVQYRDAFLNWYPEFKDQMIWFPHHVPEDIFKDYKFPKNIDMLMFGSLIPHLYPLRVRIYNQFIKHPSFKYYDHPGYKTLPQGHHFITGQQYAMTLNKSKLFFTCDSIYKFPVLKYYEALACRTLLLASGSKELEDLGFKDGETFISVDEYDFQKKAMYYLQNERERNRITMNGMKLIQQRHTTKIRVQQLLSYIRQILNR; encoded by the coding sequence TTGAAAGAAACCCTTAATATCCTTTTTATTACAAAACCGATGCAATATCATATTGAAAAAAGTACCTATTATCTTGGAAAAGAGCTTGAAAAGCATTGTAAGCTTATATATTGGTATGAAGATGGAAATCTCCCGGATATTATCAATCAATTGGCCTCTCAACCTGACTTCATTCTATTCAATGACCAGAAGCCTGATTATTGTCCGTGGATCAGAAACATCAACCAAGTCAAGATACCGAAAGGAACGCTCGTACATGATTTGCAGTACCGAATCCCTCGAAGAAAGAAAATGTACAAAAAGGATCAGATTGAGCACTTATTTGTCCAATATCGAGATGCATTCTTAAATTGGTATCCCGAGTTCAAGGATCAAATGATCTGGTTCCCACACCATGTACCTGAAGATATTTTTAAAGATTACAAGTTTCCCAAAAATATCGACATGCTGATGTTCGGAAGCCTCATTCCTCACTTATATCCTTTACGAGTAAGAATATACAATCAATTCATTAAACACCCCTCATTCAAATATTACGACCATCCAGGGTACAAGACCCTACCTCAAGGGCATCATTTTATTACAGGACAACAGTATGCGATGACATTGAATAAATCAAAGCTCTTCTTTACATGTGATTCCATTTATAAATTCCCAGTCCTGAAATATTATGAAGCACTAGCTTGTCGTACGCTATTACTTGCATCTGGGTCCAAGGAACTCGAAGACCTAGGGTTTAAAGATGGTGAAACCTTTATAAGCGTGGATGAATACGACTTCCAAAAGAAAGCGATGTACTACTTACAAAATGAAAGGGAAAGGAACCGTATTACCATGAACGGAATGAAACTGATTCAACAACGGCATACGACAAAGATTCGAGTACAGCAACTGCTATCTTATATCAGACAAATATTGAACCGTTAA
- a CDS encoding NAD-dependent epimerase/dehydratase family protein produces the protein MSNILITGVAGFIGNTLAENLLESGHKVTGIDNGYTGRAENIIKLSAYRNFHYIEYDVTDDSVINHPSLQPIKMIYHLASPASPKWYQAAPFETITVNTLGTKYMLELAKINDAKLLYSSTSEIYGNPNQHPQEESYNGNVNTWGPRACYDESKRLGEVYCYLYHSLYNTKVTVARIFNSYSAGLWKKDGRVMSNFVMQALKGEDITVYGDGKQTRTFCYVEDTIAGLKKMMTNEIANGEIFNIGHPQEYTITEVAELVKSLTHSSSTIVYKDLPVDDPQKRCPDITKAKELLGWQPKISLIEGLKRMISEYRNDL, from the coding sequence TTGAGTAATATCTTAATCACGGGTGTAGCGGGTTTTATTGGCAACACGCTTGCAGAGAACCTTTTGGAAAGCGGTCATAAAGTCACCGGAATTGATAACGGATATACAGGTAGAGCTGAGAATATCATCAAGTTGTCAGCTTATCGAAATTTTCATTATATTGAGTACGATGTTACGGATGATTCCGTAATCAATCATCCTTCATTACAACCGATTAAAATGATTTACCATCTCGCTTCACCGGCATCACCAAAATGGTATCAAGCTGCTCCATTTGAAACCATTACAGTAAACACATTGGGAACAAAATATATGTTGGAACTAGCAAAGATTAATGATGCAAAGCTCCTATATTCAAGTACGAGTGAGATTTATGGCAACCCTAATCAACATCCACAGGAAGAAAGCTATAATGGCAATGTCAACACCTGGGGACCGCGTGCCTGTTATGATGAGTCGAAAAGACTTGGAGAAGTTTACTGCTACTTATATCATTCGCTTTATAATACGAAGGTAACAGTCGCTCGTATCTTCAACTCTTATTCTGCAGGTCTATGGAAGAAAGACGGACGTGTCATGTCCAATTTCGTCATGCAAGCTTTGAAAGGCGAGGATATAACAGTATATGGAGATGGCAAACAAACTCGGACGTTCTGTTACGTAGAAGATACGATTGCTGGACTTAAGAAAATGATGACGAATGAAATAGCAAATGGAGAGATTTTCAATATCGGTCATCCACAAGAATACACAATCACCGAGGTAGCTGAATTGGTGAAGTCTTTGACCCATTCTTCGAGCACAATTGTTTATAAAGATCTGCCCGTCGATGATCCCCAAAAACGATGCCCTGACATTACAAAAGCGAAGGAACTTTTAGGTTGGCAGCCTAAGATTAGTTTAATAGAGGGATTAAAACGTATGATATCTGAATATCGAAATGATCTATAA